In a genomic window of Sulfurimonas denitrificans DSM 1251:
- a CDS encoding CsgG/HfaB family protein gives MQVLKWLILAFLLTVFLAGCSHRVAIRALEPAEIDRATLTRKISVTNFENDSVGLSNKIETKIISKKIDDKSYFTLISRKDFDKIISEQKIQNSGLVDISTAVEVGNILGAEAIISGGVGRVAFNDTTYYERRIRCNDKKCKSVSEYSVRCIKRNIGLSADLRMIDIAKGDIIYANTFNKSGEWSHCVDDSRSLPSVEIVAQNLANIIADEFTSKLTPHYRYFEVTLLDTPDIKYTSKDKELLEVSIEYIKQDRYDKAQKFLIDLIDSTNKKSYVAFYNLGVVKEAEGNYQEAKEYYKMADDLMIKPVEEISSATLRIEELIKKHNRATQQLNQ, from the coding sequence ATGCAAGTTTTAAAATGGCTAATCTTAGCGTTTTTACTTACAGTTTTTCTGGCTGGATGTTCGCATAGAGTAGCTATAAGAGCGCTTGAGCCTGCCGAAATTGACCGTGCAACACTTACCAGAAAAATCAGTGTTACAAACTTTGAAAATGACTCAGTTGGACTTTCAAATAAGATAGAGACAAAAATCATCTCTAAAAAAATAGATGATAAAAGTTACTTTACGCTCATCTCTAGAAAAGATTTTGATAAGATAATTAGTGAGCAAAAGATACAAAACAGCGGTTTAGTCGATATCTCAACAGCAGTTGAGGTCGGAAATATATTAGGTGCGGAGGCTATTATATCTGGTGGAGTAGGGAGAGTTGCATTTAATGATACTACTTATTATGAGAGACGCATTAGATGTAACGATAAGAAATGCAAGAGTGTATCGGAGTACAGCGTAAGATGCATAAAAAGAAACATAGGACTCTCGGCTGATTTGCGCATGATAGATATTGCAAAAGGGGATATTATATATGCAAACACTTTTAATAAATCTGGCGAGTGGAGTCACTGCGTTGATGATTCACGCTCGCTTCCATCAGTTGAGATAGTCGCACAAAACTTAGCAAATATAATCGCAGATGAGTTTACTTCCAAACTAACTCCTCACTATCGCTACTTTGAAGTCACCCTTCTTGATACTCCAGATATCAAATATACATCTAAAGATAAAGAGCTCCTTGAGGTTTCGATAGAGTATATAAAACAAGATAGATATGATAAAGCGCAGAAATTTTTGATAGATCTCATAGACTCAACAAATAAAAAAAGTTATGTAGCTTTTTATAATTTAGGAGTAGTAAAAGAGGCTGAGGGGAACTACCAAGAGGCTAAAGAGTATTACAAAATGGCGGATGATTTGATGATAAAACCAGTAGAAGAGATAAGCAGCGCAACTCTTAGAATTGAAGAGCTAATAAAAAAACATAACAGAGCTACACAGCAGTTGAATCAATAA
- a CDS encoding LPP20 family lipoprotein, which translates to MKQIIIFFITIFFLFGCSAKDEINLSLKKTLPLWYVNPPQSSQTKLYSVGEGESKEVALKNALNMMASTLSVSIESSYNSKKFVQEGMININQLDVQNIVSSSVRKIRISSYELLEYEEVGFRNHILLIQADKEKLFVSLKQELEQEFSMADAELKSLLSFNALEQISRYKKIKAKLEDMPDTMAVMSVLNNSFASEKYIKKLQKINTAYDELLSSITFEIKTDSASTNLEAPLRAALNAKKLESSQKSRDRHFKIFIKSDIQRATSLGFTLARSAIEISVEDDKGSIVAGNKLNLIGHSTQGYEIAKQSLSLKFSDMIKKEGIEKIIGLDF; encoded by the coding sequence ATGAAACAAATAATCATCTTTTTTATAACCATATTTTTTCTCTTTGGATGCAGCGCAAAAGATGAGATAAATCTCTCTTTAAAAAAAACTCTTCCGCTGTGGTATGTAAATCCTCCGCAAAGCTCACAAACAAAGCTCTACAGCGTAGGTGAGGGTGAGAGCAAAGAGGTGGCTCTAAAAAATGCTCTAAATATGATGGCCTCAACTCTAAGTGTCTCTATAGAGTCAAGTTACAACTCTAAAAAATTTGTTCAAGAGGGGATGATAAACATAAATCAACTTGATGTACAAAACATAGTCTCAAGCAGCGTAAGGAAGATTCGCATCAGCAGTTATGAGCTATTAGAGTATGAAGAGGTTGGTTTTAGAAACCATATACTTTTAATACAAGCAGATAAGGAGAAGCTTTTTGTAAGCCTAAAACAGGAGCTGGAGCAGGAGTTTTCTATGGCTGATGCAGAGTTAAAATCACTCTTGTCATTTAACGCATTAGAGCAGATAAGCAGATACAAAAAGATAAAAGCAAAATTAGAAGATATGCCAGATACAATGGCTGTTATGAGCGTTTTAAATAACAGTTTTGCTTCTGAGAAATATATAAAAAAATTGCAAAAAATCAACACTGCTTATGATGAACTGCTCTCATCCATAACCTTTGAGATAAAAACAGATAGTGCTTCAACAAACTTAGAAGCACCGCTTAGAGCTGCGCTAAATGCAAAAAAATTAGAATCTTCACAAAAGAGCAGAGATAGACACTTTAAGATTTTTATAAAATCAGATATTCAAAGGGCAACATCTTTAGGCTTTACTCTTGCGCGCTCTGCCATAGAGATTAGTGTAGAGGATGACAAAGGTTCGATAGTCGCTGGAAACAAATTAAACCTCATAGGGCACTCAACGCAAGGCTATGAGATAGCAAAGCAGAGTCTCTCACTGAAGTTTAGTGATATGATAAAAAAAGAGGGAATTGAGAAAATTATAGGGCTTGATTTTTGA
- a CDS encoding AAA family ATPase, whose amino-acid sequence MISKIESIKKEVSKVVVGQEKMIDSLLIALLCEGHILIEGVPGLAKTTTVNALSKSLGVNFKRAQFTPDLLPSDILGAEIYDPQSNSFKIKKGPIFTNLLLADEINRSPAKVQSALLEVMQERQVTIGDTTFKLDSPFFVMATQNPLEQEGVYQLPEAQLDRFMLKLVVSYNTKEEELEIARRVSSGKFEEIKSVVTHEDLEALREVVKNIHIDAEVEEYMIELVNATRNPKEYGLDEIASYIQFGASPRVSIDMFKAVKAMAFLRGKDFVTPVDVAYIAKELMRHRIVLSYEAEAEGITTDEIIQKVLQTVAIP is encoded by the coding sequence ATGATTTCAAAGATTGAGTCTATTAAAAAAGAGGTTTCTAAGGTAGTTGTTGGGCAGGAGAAGATGATTGATTCTCTTCTTATCGCTCTGTTATGTGAAGGTCATATCCTCATAGAGGGTGTCCCTGGACTTGCAAAGACAACAACTGTAAATGCACTCTCAAAGAGTTTGGGTGTCAATTTTAAACGTGCACAATTTACTCCAGACCTGCTTCCTTCAGATATTTTGGGTGCTGAGATTTATGATCCACAAAGCAACAGCTTTAAGATTAAAAAAGGTCCGATTTTTACAAATCTTCTCCTAGCCGATGAGATTAATCGCTCTCCCGCAAAAGTACAATCTGCTCTTTTAGAAGTTATGCAAGAGAGACAAGTAACCATCGGCGATACAACTTTTAAACTAGACTCTCCATTTTTTGTTATGGCTACACAAAATCCACTTGAGCAAGAGGGCGTTTACCAGCTCCCAGAAGCACAATTAGATAGATTTATGTTAAAACTAGTAGTCAGTTATAACACTAAAGAAGAGGAGCTAGAGATTGCAAGAAGAGTCTCTAGCGGAAAATTTGAAGAGATTAAGAGTGTTGTGACTCATGAGGATTTAGAAGCGCTAAGAGAAGTTGTTAAAAACATTCACATTGATGCTGAGGTTGAGGAGTATATGATAGAGCTTGTAAATGCTACAAGAAATCCAAAAGAGTATGGTCTTGATGAGATAGCTTCTTACATACAGTTTGGGGCCTCTCCTCGTGTAAGTATTGATATGTTTAAAGCTGTAAAAGCGATGGCATTTTTAAGAGGCAAAGATTTTGTAACTCCTGTTGATGTGGCTTATATTGCAAAAGAGCTTATGCGTCATCGCATAGTTTTGAGTTATGAGGCAGAAGCAGAGGGCATTACAACGGATGAGATTATCCAAAAAGTGCTCCAAACTGTAGCAATTCCATAA
- a CDS encoding DUF58 domain-containing protein yields MSKLQKILVRAKRQVFSEMVGNNPSIFQGEGYDFIELREYMAGDDIRFIDWNITAKMQTPYIKIFRQERELHVVVVNVLNGSVHFGSKKFKQESIAEISAVLGFSTIKNGDILSSYIFTDKMHSYTKPSKKLHQIHKSTDDILNFNAINEKVDFKFIADTLYKRLKKRSLIIIVGDYFEIPDFRLLAKKHEVLSVIVRDTLEEKPPPMGFASLLDPQSATMLEGDFSHKSVEAYAKKVSEHDHKLFEVLRKDGIRFRKIYTHSIPSVELRRLFEGR; encoded by the coding sequence ATGAGCAAATTACAAAAAATCTTAGTTCGTGCCAAACGTCAAGTCTTTAGTGAAATGGTTGGAAACAACCCATCTATTTTTCAAGGCGAGGGTTACGATTTTATAGAGCTTAGAGAGTATATGGCTGGAGATGATATTCGCTTCATTGATTGGAATATCACAGCAAAGATGCAGACTCCCTATATTAAGATATTTAGGCAAGAGAGAGAGTTACATGTAGTGGTGGTGAATGTTCTAAATGGAAGTGTACATTTTGGTTCCAAAAAATTCAAGCAAGAGAGTATTGCAGAGATTTCAGCTGTTTTGGGCTTTTCAACTATAAAAAATGGAGATATTCTAAGCTCATATATCTTTACAGACAAGATGCACTCTTACACAAAACCGAGTAAAAAACTACATCAAATTCACAAAAGTACTGATGATATTTTAAATTTTAATGCGATAAATGAAAAAGTAGATTTCAAATTTATAGCAGATACGCTCTATAAAAGATTGAAAAAAAGGTCTCTTATTATTATAGTAGGGGATTATTTTGAGATACCAGATTTTAGATTATTGGCTAAAAAACATGAGGTTTTATCTGTAATAGTTAGAGACACCTTGGAAGAAAAACCTCCTCCTATGGGTTTTGCTTCTCTCTTAGATCCACAGAGCGCTACTATGCTTGAGGGTGATTTTAGCCATAAAAGTGTTGAAGCTTACGCAAAAAAAGTAAGCGAACATGACCATAAACTATTTGAGGTTTTAAGAAAAGATGGCATTAGGTTTAGAAAAATATATACTCACTCAATTCCAAGTGTAGAGTTACGCAGACTTTTTGAGGGAAGATAA
- a CDS encoding VWA domain-containing protein, translating into MFDGIYFEFPQVFIIFFIFIVCAFFCKLRLTSIYFPHVAQFLKGTVSSSKRLLFLKWLGIFMMIVALMSPIKDEPYELEPKDGYEIALILDASESMKAQGFDVQNQHLSRFDVVKEIVSDFISQRKNDNMGLVVFGAYSFIASPLTYDVNILNKILSQLQIGMAGKYTALNTSLAQGANLLKQSKSKTKIAILLTDGYSTPQVDTITLDIALDMIKKEGIKVYPIGIGMPHEYNTEALLKIANESGGVAFGASSAAELQEVYKKIDSLEKSKIKRESYSNINYYYQFPLFVALIALMLYVYIRNKKGYA; encoded by the coding sequence ATGTTTGATGGAATTTATTTTGAATTTCCTCAAGTTTTTATTATTTTTTTTATCTTTATAGTATGTGCCTTTTTTTGTAAATTAAGGCTTACTTCTATCTATTTTCCTCATGTAGCACAGTTTTTAAAGGGCACAGTTTCATCTTCAAAGAGACTTCTTTTTTTGAAATGGCTTGGAATTTTTATGATGATTGTAGCTCTCATGTCGCCTATAAAAGATGAACCTTACGAGTTAGAGCCAAAAGATGGGTATGAGATAGCTCTGATTTTAGATGCTTCGGAGTCTATGAAAGCGCAAGGTTTTGATGTGCAAAATCAACACTTAAGCAGATTTGATGTCGTAAAAGAGATAGTTAGTGATTTTATCTCACAAAGAAAAAATGACAATATGGGTTTGGTTGTTTTTGGAGCATACTCTTTTATTGCTTCTCCACTAACTTATGATGTAAATATTTTAAATAAAATCCTCTCACAGCTACAAATTGGGATGGCTGGAAAATATACAGCGCTAAATACATCTTTAGCTCAAGGTGCAAATCTTCTAAAGCAGAGTAAATCAAAAACAAAAATAGCGATTTTACTCACAGATGGTTACAGCACCCCGCAAGTCGATACCATTACTCTTGATATCGCTCTAGATATGATAAAAAAAGAGGGGATAAAAGTCTATCCTATTGGGATTGGAATGCCTCATGAATATAATACAGAGGCACTTTTGAAAATTGCAAATGAGAGTGGCGGAGTTGCATTTGGAGCTTCAAGTGCCGCAGAACTTCAAGAAGTCTATAAAAAAATTGATTCCCTTGAGAAGTCAAAGATAAAAAGAGAGAGCTATTCAAACATAAACTATTATTATCAGTTTCCGCTATTTGTGGCGCTTATTGCTCTAATGTTGTATGTATATATAAGAAACAAGAAGGGATACGCATGA
- a CDS encoding vWA domain-containing protein — translation MSFLHPEFLYYMLPPLFILFALLLTQKEVSEQFFSQEVMDRLRVHSNTLTPKARNALFFLIGFLIIIALAQPVIKEAKTLIKAKSADIMIALDISDSMLAEDVYPKRLESAKRKALAFLKEAKDERVGVVAFAKDSYLVSPLSFDKHSVSFLLEQLDTTSITEQGSDFLSVIGAVEKIQKDEKKKVLLILSDGGDKSDFSEEIALAKKSGITIFILGIATKQGAPIKREDGTFIKYNDEIIISKLNENIASLATKTGGVYIESTTSLEDIKRVIKEIERVGEKKELKSQEIQKSEPLFYYPLSLALLLLLIAMSSFGRKNSLHVSVFLLLALSLHQDAQAGIFDFMDLKKAKEAYNGANYEESAKLYDEYAQKSKSPQSYYNSANAYYKQQKYKEAIEAYNKATFDDESQRAKKLSNLGNAYAKDGDLQKAIDSYKESLKIEDDKETRENLSEVEKFLKEQEQKKEQENQQNKDKNREEKDKQEEKEDKQKESSKEKNQDKDQSKEEKKDSKEQSDKEQEENDKKAKEQEAKESQKGESKDDLKDKDSHVSDKKESQMSEAEEQKWINQLKQNSSSYLYKLSDDEKKLSKDEKPW, via the coding sequence ATGAGCTTTTTGCATCCAGAGTTTTTGTACTACATGTTACCTCCGCTCTTTATACTATTTGCACTTTTACTTACTCAAAAAGAGGTTTCTGAGCAGTTTTTTAGCCAAGAGGTTATGGATAGACTTAGAGTGCATTCAAACACTTTGACGCCAAAGGCTAGAAATGCTCTTTTTTTTCTTATAGGATTTTTGATAATTATAGCTTTAGCACAACCAGTTATAAAAGAGGCTAAGACTCTGATAAAAGCAAAAAGTGCTGATATTATGATAGCTTTAGATATCTCAGATTCTATGTTAGCTGAGGATGTATATCCAAAGCGCTTAGAATCTGCAAAAAGAAAAGCTTTGGCATTTTTAAAAGAGGCCAAAGATGAGAGAGTTGGAGTAGTTGCTTTTGCAAAAGATTCCTACCTAGTCTCTCCTCTTAGTTTTGATAAACACTCTGTCTCTTTTTTGCTAGAGCAGCTTGACACTACCTCCATAACAGAACAGGGAAGTGATTTTTTATCGGTAATTGGAGCGGTTGAAAAGATACAAAAAGATGAGAAAAAAAAAGTGTTGCTAATACTAAGTGACGGCGGAGATAAGAGTGATTTCTCAGAGGAGATAGCTTTAGCAAAAAAGAGTGGCATCACAATTTTTATCTTAGGCATAGCAACAAAACAGGGCGCACCAATAAAGAGAGAAGATGGAACTTTTATAAAATACAATGATGAGATAATCATCTCAAAATTAAACGAAAACATAGCCTCTCTTGCTACAAAAACGGGTGGAGTTTATATAGAATCAACAACCTCTTTAGAAGATATAAAAAGAGTGATAAAGGAGATAGAGCGAGTAGGTGAGAAAAAAGAGTTAAAGAGCCAAGAGATACAAAAGAGCGAACCTCTCTTTTATTATCCGCTCTCTCTTGCACTCCTTTTGCTTCTTATAGCAATGAGCTCTTTTGGTAGAAAAAATAGCTTACATGTAAGCGTTTTTCTTCTTTTGGCTCTCTCTTTGCATCAAGATGCACAAGCAGGTATTTTTGACTTTATGGATTTAAAAAAGGCAAAAGAAGCTTATAATGGTGCTAACTATGAGGAGTCCGCAAAACTTTATGATGAGTATGCACAAAAGAGTAAAAGCCCTCAGAGTTACTACAACAGCGCTAATGCTTATTATAAACAACAGAAGTATAAAGAGGCAATCGAAGCTTATAACAAAGCTACTTTTGATGATGAATCACAAAGAGCAAAAAAACTCTCAAATCTTGGAAATGCTTATGCAAAAGATGGCGATTTGCAAAAAGCAATAGACTCCTACAAAGAGTCACTAAAGATAGAAGATGACAAAGAGACAAGAGAAAATCTAAGTGAAGTTGAGAAGTTTTTAAAAGAGCAAGAGCAGAAAAAAGAGCAAGAGAATCAACAGAATAAAGATAAAAACAGAGAAGAGAAAGATAAACAAGAGGAAAAAGAGGATAAACAAAAAGAGAGTAGTAAAGAGAAAAATCAAGATAAAGATCAAAGCAAAGAAGAGAAAAAAGATTCTAAAGAGCAGAGCGATAAAGAGCAAGAAGAGAATGATAAAAAAGCCAAAGAGCAAGAAGCAAAAGAGTCTCAAAAAGGCGAGAGTAAAGATGATTTAAAAGATAAAGACTCACATGTAAGTGATAAAAAAGAGTCTCAGATGAGTGAGGCAGAAGAGCAGAAATGGATAAACCAGCTCAAGCAAAACTCAAGCAGTTATCTCTATAAATTAAGTGATGATGAGAAAAAATTATCTAAGGATGAAAAGCCTTGGTAG
- a CDS encoding BatD family protein, with translation MKTITKIILLFLITIHPLFGSLSSRVDTKSVELGEVVTFSLDISGDKIQKRDITSICNSDVISTSSQTNMQIINGVVSKNYTLNYKFMPQKSCQIEPLQIEIDGKVEFSQAIDIEVKAPRQSKDANFMLSLSTNKEELYVGETFELTLTFKQKNGANALDSKFTPPEFNGFWVRSESQAQKTQDENYITTTMIYTLLPQRVGDLKISRAKMEIALRDNKIDAWGGFMPTIRWKSYFSNELSVSVKPLPMGVTLVGDFTINLLLEKDEINANEALNALIEISGDGNFEDIKSFKPYIDSVGVFEEKAEIGESKLSQKITFVAQNDFTIPPFEIKYFDINTKEIKSISTKEVHVRVKNAKPQKELIVKTDDEQIIKNSDVSINDGYDKISIFIALIAGALLGAMLMLLKPLISFKRAKKSSIKEPRVVLAKLLQHKDDEEARRIIDKLEQNIYKNKSIEIDKKALRELLKRLKID, from the coding sequence TTGAAAACTATTACAAAAATCATACTGCTATTTTTAATAACAATACATCCGCTCTTTGGCTCACTCTCTTCAAGAGTAGATACAAAAAGCGTTGAACTTGGAGAGGTAGTTACCTTTTCGCTCGATATTTCTGGAGATAAGATACAAAAGAGAGATATTACAAGCATTTGCAACAGCGATGTAATATCTACATCTTCACAAACAAATATGCAGATTATAAATGGAGTTGTTAGCAAAAACTACACACTAAACTATAAGTTTATGCCTCAAAAGAGCTGCCAAATAGAGCCTCTTCAAATAGAGATAGATGGCAAAGTAGAGTTTTCACAAGCGATTGATATAGAGGTAAAAGCTCCAAGACAGAGTAAAGATGCAAATTTTATGCTCTCTTTGAGCACAAATAAAGAAGAACTTTATGTTGGAGAGACATTTGAGTTAACCTTAACATTTAAGCAAAAAAATGGTGCAAACGCACTCGATAGTAAGTTTACACCGCCAGAGTTTAATGGTTTTTGGGTAAGAAGTGAATCACAAGCGCAAAAGACACAAGATGAAAATTACATAACTACAACTATGATTTATACTCTACTTCCTCAAAGAGTTGGGGATTTGAAAATTTCAAGAGCCAAGATGGAGATTGCTTTAAGAGATAATAAAATAGATGCTTGGGGCGGATTTATGCCAACCATCAGATGGAAGAGCTATTTCTCAAATGAGTTATCCGTTAGTGTAAAACCACTCCCAATGGGAGTTACTTTAGTTGGAGATTTTACAATAAATCTTTTGCTTGAAAAAGATGAAATAAATGCAAATGAAGCTTTAAATGCGCTCATTGAGATAAGTGGAGATGGAAACTTTGAAGATATTAAAAGTTTTAAACCATATATAGATTCCGTTGGTGTTTTTGAAGAAAAAGCAGAGATAGGAGAGTCTAAGCTCTCTCAAAAAATTACTTTCGTAGCACAGAATGATTTTACAATCCCGCCATTTGAGATTAAATATTTTGATATAAACACAAAAGAGATAAAAAGTATATCTACAAAAGAGGTACATGTAAGAGTAAAAAATGCGAAGCCACAAAAGGAGTTAATTGTAAAAACTGATGATGAGCAAATCATTAAAAACAGTGACGTTTCTATAAATGATGGTTATGACAAAATTTCTATTTTTATAGCTTTGATAGCAGGAGCACTCTTAGGTGCAATGCTTATGTTGCTCAAGCCGTTAATAAGTTTTAAAAGAGCAAAAAAAAGCTCCATAAAAGAGCCAAGAGTGGTTTTAGCAAAGCTCCTGCAACATAAAGATGATGAAGAGGCAAGGAGAATTATAGATAAATTGGAGCAAAATATCTACAAAAACAAAAGCATAGAGATAGATAAAAAAGCTCTAAGAGAGCTCCTTAAAAGGCTAAAGATAGATTAG
- a CDS encoding prephenate dehydrogenase: protein MNIAIVGLGLMGGSLAKSLKNIDFIENIVGSDHNINHQKEALELGLVDKIVEFDEVKNYDVIFLAIPVDGVISAFENLLDVRESTTIIDLGSTKAKIIDSISSKIRKNFVAAHPMTGTENFGPRAAIDNLYNGQVVVLCDIENSGELQANIAKKIFKALNMKLHSMSAHQHDRHAAFISHMPHAISYSLANTVMNQENKRNILALAAGGFRSMSRLAKSSANMWEDIFRQNKTNLLEAIELFEKELSILKEHIKNDEWDEVHKNIEAGNRLHDILD, encoded by the coding sequence ATGAATATAGCAATTGTAGGGTTAGGGCTTATGGGTGGATCACTCGCTAAGAGCCTCAAAAATATAGATTTTATAGAAAATATTGTAGGAAGTGATCACAATATAAATCATCAAAAAGAGGCGTTAGAGCTTGGTCTTGTTGATAAGATTGTAGAGTTTGATGAAGTTAAAAATTATGATGTTATCTTCTTAGCAATACCAGTTGATGGCGTAATTTCGGCATTTGAGAATCTCTTAGATGTGAGAGAGAGTACAACAATCATAGATTTGGGAAGTACAAAAGCAAAGATTATAGACTCAATTTCTAGCAAAATCAGAAAGAACTTTGTAGCAGCACATCCGATGACTGGAACAGAAAATTTTGGTCCACGTGCTGCAATTGATAACTTATACAATGGGCAAGTTGTAGTTTTATGTGACATTGAAAATAGTGGAGAACTTCAAGCGAATATTGCAAAAAAAATATTTAAAGCCCTTAACATGAAGTTACATTCAATGTCAGCGCATCAGCATGATCGCCATGCGGCTTTTATTTCTCATATGCCTCATGCTATCTCATACTCTCTTGCAAATACTGTAATGAATCAAGAAAATAAGCGCAATATCTTAGCTCTAGCTGCTGGTGGATTTCGCTCAATGAGCCGCCTTGCTAAAAGTTCTGCAAATATGTGGGAAGATATTTTTAGACAAAACAAAACAAATCTGCTCGAAGCAATCGAGCTTTTTGAAAAGGAGTTAAGCATCTTAAAAGAGCATATAAAAAATGATGAGTGGGATGAAGTTCACAAAAACATAGAGGCTGGCAACAGACTCCATGATATTTTAGACTAA